In Luteimonas viscosa, the following proteins share a genomic window:
- a CDS encoding EAL domain-containing protein yields the protein MNVPATEANLPGPQTDAGLDAIAPLLARTLPAGATVAVGWNDPLLGAGASRSAAATPAHAAAVDGMLGGEPPGADGYDISAAWTLDATRVALVAQPGRQLPNALREGWLALARSTIDATFSSARAQSRIEGLRKSERLRQALFEIADLSGASLDMQEMLARIHAVVGTLMPADNFYIVRYDDVRETVRFLYFVDERDPWVADPDEEIPVCEMPNSLTVAMLRHGQPMLGPSAQIRSSLGVDKDPAHGPDSADWLGVPMRREGYVSGAIVVQSYDQPRRYTHEDRALLEFVAQHILTALDRKTAQDDLERRVDERTRELQHANWVLEAEIVERERAERLQRALFRISELSITAGSIERFYAEVHGVIDELLDARNFYIALLSEDGARLEFPYSVDERDPVRRPRRLGRGLTEYVIRTGQALLVDRYGMAQLESAGQMRGHGSLAHCWLGVPLTRDGATVGVIAVQSYSADVAFTPADQELLTFVAHHVDGALARKRAQESLKATHAELEFRVEARTRELEQANRELRAQIGERVRAQQRLTHQARHDHLTGLPNRVFLLDRLDSMMLQMYEPGRLPFAVLFLDLDRFKLINDSMGHAAGDAMLIEVGRRIRGAIGVEDVVARLGGDEFAIVLDAVADADVATDISTKILKKLGRSMWVAGRELFPSASIGIALWQPRYRHADELLRDADAAMYRAKARGRDRSERFDEEMRAEAMRLLDLEADLRRAIQRDAFEPHFQPIVRLADGVVVGHEALLRWKHELHGALPPSEFLRVCEDSGLIEQVDWLLYQRVVAWMGRHLEGYVSINVSPRHFHADDFAERLLRIIGDARVDPHRLRIEITEGALLDDAPRAARILNTLRAEGVLALLDDFGTGFSALSYLHRFPIQALKIDQSFIAGLSGETHAESLALVRAILALAGTLGIDTIGEGVETEHQRQLLTGLGCAYGQGYLFGRPVAQVEGRAPKARPAAVSARSR from the coding sequence GTGAATGTCCCAGCCACCGAGGCGAACCTGCCCGGTCCCCAGACGGACGCGGGACTGGACGCCATCGCGCCGCTGCTCGCGCGCACCCTGCCTGCGGGCGCGACCGTCGCGGTCGGCTGGAACGATCCGCTGCTCGGTGCCGGCGCCTCGCGCAGCGCAGCCGCCACGCCGGCGCATGCCGCGGCGGTCGACGGCATGCTCGGCGGCGAGCCGCCCGGCGCCGACGGTTACGACATCAGCGCCGCCTGGACCCTCGACGCCACCCGCGTCGCCCTAGTCGCGCAGCCCGGCCGGCAGCTTCCCAACGCCCTGCGCGAGGGCTGGCTGGCGCTGGCCCGCAGCACCATCGACGCCACCTTCTCCAGCGCGCGCGCGCAGTCGCGCATCGAAGGGCTGCGCAAGTCCGAGCGCCTGCGCCAGGCGCTGTTCGAGATCGCGGACCTGTCCGGCGCCAGCCTCGACATGCAGGAGATGCTGGCGCGGATCCACGCCGTCGTCGGCACCCTGATGCCGGCGGACAACTTCTACATCGTGCGCTATGACGACGTGCGCGAGACCGTCCGTTTCCTGTACTTCGTCGACGAGCGCGATCCGTGGGTGGCCGATCCCGACGAGGAGATCCCCGTCTGCGAGATGCCCAACAGCCTGACCGTGGCGATGCTGCGCCACGGCCAGCCGATGCTGGGGCCGTCGGCGCAGATCCGCAGCTCGCTGGGCGTGGACAAGGATCCCGCGCACGGCCCCGACAGCGCCGACTGGCTGGGGGTGCCGATGCGCCGCGAAGGCTACGTCAGCGGCGCGATCGTGGTGCAGAGCTACGACCAGCCACGGCGCTACACCCACGAGGACCGGGCGCTGCTGGAATTCGTCGCCCAGCACATCCTCACCGCGCTCGACCGCAAGACCGCGCAGGACGACCTGGAACGGCGGGTGGACGAGCGCACCCGCGAGCTGCAGCACGCCAACTGGGTGCTGGAGGCGGAGATCGTCGAGCGCGAGCGCGCCGAGCGCCTGCAGCGCGCGCTGTTCCGGATCAGCGAACTGTCGATCACCGCCGGCAGCATCGAGCGCTTCTACGCCGAGGTCCACGGCGTGATCGACGAACTGCTCGACGCGCGCAACTTCTACATCGCGCTGCTGAGCGAGGACGGCGCGCGGCTGGAATTCCCCTATTCGGTGGACGAGCGCGATCCGGTGCGGCGGCCGCGCCGGCTCGGCCGCGGCCTGACCGAGTACGTGATCCGCACCGGGCAGGCGCTGCTGGTCGACCGCTACGGCATGGCCCAGCTCGAGAGCGCCGGGCAGATGCGCGGCCACGGCTCGCTCGCGCACTGCTGGCTGGGGGTGCCGCTGACGCGCGACGGCGCCACGGTCGGCGTGATCGCGGTGCAGAGCTACAGCGCGGACGTCGCCTTCACTCCCGCCGACCAGGAACTGCTGACCTTCGTCGCCCACCACGTCGACGGTGCGCTGGCGCGCAAGCGTGCGCAGGAATCGCTCAAGGCCACCCATGCCGAGCTCGAGTTCCGGGTCGAGGCGCGTACCCGCGAACTGGAACAGGCCAATCGCGAACTGCGCGCGCAGATCGGCGAGCGCGTGCGCGCGCAGCAGCGCCTGACCCACCAGGCGCGCCACGACCACCTCACCGGCCTGCCCAACCGCGTGTTCCTGCTCGACCGCCTCGACAGCATGATGCTGCAGATGTACGAGCCGGGCCGGCTGCCGTTCGCGGTGCTGTTCCTCGACCTCGACCGCTTCAAGCTGATCAACGATTCGATGGGCCATGCCGCCGGCGATGCGATGCTGATCGAGGTCGGCCGCCGCATCCGCGGCGCGATCGGGGTCGAGGACGTGGTCGCGCGGCTGGGCGGCGACGAGTTCGCGATCGTGCTCGATGCGGTCGCCGATGCCGACGTCGCCACCGACATCTCCACCAAGATCCTGAAGAAGCTCGGCCGCTCGATGTGGGTGGCCGGGCGCGAGCTTTTCCCCTCGGCCAGCATCGGCATCGCGCTGTGGCAGCCGCGCTACCGCCACGCCGACGAGCTGCTGCGCGACGCCGACGCGGCGATGTACCGCGCCAAGGCGCGCGGACGCGACCGCAGCGAGCGCTTCGACGAGGAGATGCGCGCCGAGGCGATGCGCCTGCTCGACCTCGAGGCCGACCTGCGCCGCGCGATCCAGCGCGACGCGTTCGAGCCGCATTTCCAGCCGATCGTGCGCCTGGCCGACGGCGTCGTGGTCGGGCACGAGGCGCTGCTGCGCTGGAAGCACGAACTGCACGGCGCGCTGCCGCCGTCGGAGTTCCTGCGCGTGTGCGAGGACAGTGGCCTGATCGAACAGGTCGACTGGCTGCTGTACCAGCGCGTGGTAGCGTGGATGGGGCGGCACCTCGAAGGCTACGTGTCGATCAACGTGTCGCCCAGGCACTTCCACGCCGACGACTTCGCCGAGCGCCTGCTGCGCATCATCGGCGACGCGCGGGTCGATCCGCACCGGTTGCGGATCGAGATCACCGAGGGCGCACTGCTCGACGACGCGCCGCGCGCAGCGCGCATCCTCAATACCCTGCGTGCCGAGGGCGTGCTGGCGTTGCTCGACGACTTCGGCACCGGTTTCTCGGCGCTGTCGTACCTGCACCGGTTCCCGATCCAGGCGCTGAAAATCGACCAGAGCTTCATCGCCGGCCTGTCCGGCGAAACCCACGCCGAGAGCCTGGCCCTGGTGCGCGCCATCCTCGCCCTGGCCGGCACGCTCGGCATCGACACCATCGGCGAGGGCGTGGAGA